A window of Nicotiana tabacum cultivar K326 chromosome 24, ASM71507v2, whole genome shotgun sequence contains these coding sequences:
- the LOC107812381 gene encoding cytochrome P450 94C1-like, with product MDLEACWWLKSFHVYFILIFIIVSVFSLFFYIVKLKLWCNCEICHAYVTTSWSSQFTNLCDWYTHLLQNSPTRTIHIHVLGNTITANPENVEYMLKTRFDNYPKGKTFSTILGDFLGRGIFNVDGDLWRFQRRMSSLELGKVSIRSYAFEVVNNEIQKRLLPLLANKEGVVLDFQDVFRRFSFDNICRFSFGLDPKCLESSLPISEFAVSLDLASKLSAERAMTTSPIVWKIKRFLNIGSERKLKKAIKLINILAQEVIRQKRKLGFSNHRDLLSRFMGTISDETYLRDIVISFLLAGRDTIASALISFFYVIANHPQVAKSIREEADRVLGPNKDLKSCEQMSELHYLQASIYESMRLYPPIQFDSKFCLEDDILPDGTFVKKGTRVTYHPYAMGRMEELWGCDSLEFKPERWLKDGIFFQENPFKYPVFQAGLRVCLGKEMALVEIKSVALSLLRRFNVELAQPYHTPRFSPGLTASFRGGLMVSVREISPYSHQR from the coding sequence TATCTTCATAATAGTTTcagtcttctctctttttttctataTAGTGAAGCTAAAACTTTGGTGCAACTGTGAAATTTGCCATGCTTATGTCACAACAAGTTGGTCTTCACAATTCACCAATTTGTGTGATTGGTACACTCACCTTCTTCAAAATTCACCTACAAGAACCATTCATATTCATGTTCTTGGTAATACCATCACTGCGAATCCTGAAAACGTCGAGTATATGCTTAAAACAAGATTTGATAATTACCCAAAAGGGAAAACTTTCTCTACTATCTTAGGTGATTTTCTTGGTCGTGGTATATTCAACGTTGATGGCGATTTATGGCGATTTCAAAGGAGAATGTCAAGTCTTGAACTTGGAAAAGTCTCCATACGTTCATATGCATTTGAAGTGGTAAATAATGAGATTCAAAAGAGGCTTCTTCCACTTTTAGCTAATAAAGAAGGTGTGGTTTTGGATTTTCAAGATGTTTTTAGAAGATTTTCATTTGATAATATTTGTAGATTTTCCTTTGGGTTGGACCCTAAATGTTTAGAATCTTCACTACCCATCTCAGAATTTGCAGTTTCCCTTGACCTAGCATCAAAATTATCAGCTGAAAGAGCCATGACTACATCACCTATTGTTTGGAAAATCAAaagatttttaaacatagggaGCGAAAGGAAGTTGAAGAAAGCAATCAAATTGATCaatatactagcacaagaagtcatAAGGCAAAAGAGAAAATTAGGTTTTTCAAATCATAGGGATCTTCTTTCAAGATTCATGGGAACAATAAGTGATGAAACTTATTTAAGAGATATTGTCATAAGTTTTCTCTTAGCTGGTCGAGATACTATTGCTTCTGCCTTAATAAGTTTCTTTTATGTAATTGCAAATCATCCACAAGTGGCTAAATCCATTAGAGAAGAAGCTGATAGAGTTCTTGGTCCAAATAAAGATCTCAAAAGTTGTGAACAAATGAGTGAGCTTCATTATCTACAAGCTTCCATTTATGAAAGTATGAGACTTTACCCTCCTATCCAATTTGATTCAAAGTTTTGTTTAGAAGATGATATTTTACCTGATGGGACTTTTGTGAAGAAAGGAACAAGGGTTACGTATCATCCTTATGCAATGGGAAGAATGGAAGAATTATGGGGTTGTGATTCTTTGGAGTTTAAGCCTGAAAGATGgttgaaagatggaattttttttcaagaaaatccaTTCAAGTATCCAGTTTTTCAAGCTGGACTTAGGGTCTGTTTGGGGAAAGAAATGGCACTTGTTGAGATTAAAAGTGTGGCTCTTTCGTTGCTAAGGCGATTTAATGTCGAATTAGCCCAACCATATCACACGCCACGCTTCTCTCCTGGACTTACTGCGTCTTTCAGGGGTGGCTTGATGGTTTCAGTGCGAGAAATAAGTCCATATAGTCATCAAAGATGA